A single genomic interval of Musa acuminata AAA Group cultivar baxijiao chromosome BXJ3-4, Cavendish_Baxijiao_AAA, whole genome shotgun sequence harbors:
- the LOC135634564 gene encoding 26S proteasome non-ATPase regulatory subunit 12 homolog A-like isoform X2, giving the protein MEENLDASVDSLLNVEKQMRLAGDVAGTKKAVIDIVELCYKARAWKTLNDQIVLLSKRRGQLKQAVTAVVQKAMQYIDDTPDIETRIELIKTLNNVSAGKIYVEIERARLIKKLAEIKEEQGLISEAADLMQEIAVETFGAMAKTEKIAFILDQVRLCLDRQDYVRAQILSRKISPRVFDADASKGKKKPKEGDNVVEEAPADIPSLLELKRIYYELMIRYHSHNNDYLEICRSYKAIYGIPSVKEDSAQWIPVLRKICWYLVLSPHDPMQSSLLNSTLEDKNLSELPSFHLLLKQLVTMEVIHWASLWEMYKVEFENEKNLLGGSLGTEAEEDLKLRIIEHNILVVSKYYSRITLKRLADLLCLSLQEAEKHLSDMIVSKALVAKIDRPIGIVSFQTAKGSNDMLNSWSMDLEKLLDLVEKSCHQIHKETMVHKAVLRA; this is encoded by the exons ATG GAAGAGAATCTAGATGCTTCTGTAGATTCTCTATTGAATGTGGAGAAGCAAATGAGGCTTGCTGGTGATGTGGCTGGAACAAAGAAAGCTGTTATTGACATTGTGGAGCTTTGCTACAAAGCACGTGCATGGAAGACTCTGAATGATCAGATTGTTCTTCTCTCGAAGAGAAGAGGACAGCTTAAGCAG GCTGTGACTGCTGTGGTGCAAAAAGCAATGCAGTACATTGATGATACACCTGATATTGAAACTCGCATTGAGTTAATCAAGACCCTGAACAATGTTTCTGCTGGGAAG ATTTATGTCGAGATAGAGCGGGCACGTTTAATTAAAAAACTTGCAGAGATTAAAGAAGAACAAGGCCTTATATCTGAGGCTGCTGATTTGATGCAAGAAATTGCT GTGGAGACTTTTGGAGCCATGGCAAAGACTGAAAAAATCGCTTTCATTCTTGATCAA GTGCGCTTGTGCTTAGACCGTCAGGATTATGTACGGGCACAAATTTTGTCAAGAAAAATTAGTCCTCGGGTATTCGATGCAGATGCTTCAAAGGGTAAAAAGAAGCCAAAGGAAGGTGATAATGTTGTTGAAGAGGCTCCTGCAGATATACCTTCACTCTTGGAGTTGAAGCGCATTTATTATGAACTAATGATTCG CTATCATTCTCATAACAATGATTACCTGGAAATATGTCGTAGTTACAAGGCAATATACGGCATTCCTTCTGTAAAAGAGGACTCAGCACAGTGGATTCCT GTGCTAAGAAAAATTTGCTGGTACTTGGTGTTGTCTCCACACGACCCTATGCAATCAAGTCTTCTTAACTCTACTTTAGAAGATAAAAATCTTTCTGAGCTTCCTAGTTTTCA TTTATTGTTGAAGCAGCTTGTAACCATGGAGGTGATTCATTGGGCAAGTCTTTGGGAGATGTATAAGGTCGAGTTTGAAAATGAGAAAAATCTTCTTGGAGGGTCTTTGGGTACCGAGGCTGAGGAAGATCTGAAACTTAGAATCATTGAACAT AATATATTGGTAGTATCAAAGTATTATTCAAGGATAACCTTAAAGAGGCTTGCCGATCTTCTATGCCTCAGTTTACAG GAGGCAGAAAAGCATCTTTCAGATATGATAGTCTCAAAAGCCCTGGTAGCAAAGATCGACAGGCCTATTGGAATTGTCAGTTTTCAGACAGCCAAGGGTAGCAATGACATGCTCAACTCGTGGTCAATGGATCTAGAGAAGCTTCTCGACCTTGTCGAGAAGAGCTGCCACCAGATACACAAGGAGACCATGGTTCACAAAGCTGTTCTGAGAGCCTGA
- the LOC135634564 gene encoding 26S proteasome non-ATPase regulatory subunit 12 homolog A-like isoform X1, translating to MQEENLDASVDSLLNVEKQMRLAGDVAGTKKAVIDIVELCYKARAWKTLNDQIVLLSKRRGQLKQAVTAVVQKAMQYIDDTPDIETRIELIKTLNNVSAGKIYVEIERARLIKKLAEIKEEQGLISEAADLMQEIAVETFGAMAKTEKIAFILDQVRLCLDRQDYVRAQILSRKISPRVFDADASKGKKKPKEGDNVVEEAPADIPSLLELKRIYYELMIRYHSHNNDYLEICRSYKAIYGIPSVKEDSAQWIPVLRKICWYLVLSPHDPMQSSLLNSTLEDKNLSELPSFHLLLKQLVTMEVIHWASLWEMYKVEFENEKNLLGGSLGTEAEEDLKLRIIEHNILVVSKYYSRITLKRLADLLCLSLQEAEKHLSDMIVSKALVAKIDRPIGIVSFQTAKGSNDMLNSWSMDLEKLLDLVEKSCHQIHKETMVHKAVLRA from the exons ATGCAGGAAGAGAATCTAGATGCTTCTGTAGATTCTCTATTGAATGTGGAGAAGCAAATGAGGCTTGCTGGTGATGTGGCTGGAACAAAGAAAGCTGTTATTGACATTGTGGAGCTTTGCTACAAAGCACGTGCATGGAAGACTCTGAATGATCAGATTGTTCTTCTCTCGAAGAGAAGAGGACAGCTTAAGCAG GCTGTGACTGCTGTGGTGCAAAAAGCAATGCAGTACATTGATGATACACCTGATATTGAAACTCGCATTGAGTTAATCAAGACCCTGAACAATGTTTCTGCTGGGAAG ATTTATGTCGAGATAGAGCGGGCACGTTTAATTAAAAAACTTGCAGAGATTAAAGAAGAACAAGGCCTTATATCTGAGGCTGCTGATTTGATGCAAGAAATTGCT GTGGAGACTTTTGGAGCCATGGCAAAGACTGAAAAAATCGCTTTCATTCTTGATCAA GTGCGCTTGTGCTTAGACCGTCAGGATTATGTACGGGCACAAATTTTGTCAAGAAAAATTAGTCCTCGGGTATTCGATGCAGATGCTTCAAAGGGTAAAAAGAAGCCAAAGGAAGGTGATAATGTTGTTGAAGAGGCTCCTGCAGATATACCTTCACTCTTGGAGTTGAAGCGCATTTATTATGAACTAATGATTCG CTATCATTCTCATAACAATGATTACCTGGAAATATGTCGTAGTTACAAGGCAATATACGGCATTCCTTCTGTAAAAGAGGACTCAGCACAGTGGATTCCT GTGCTAAGAAAAATTTGCTGGTACTTGGTGTTGTCTCCACACGACCCTATGCAATCAAGTCTTCTTAACTCTACTTTAGAAGATAAAAATCTTTCTGAGCTTCCTAGTTTTCA TTTATTGTTGAAGCAGCTTGTAACCATGGAGGTGATTCATTGGGCAAGTCTTTGGGAGATGTATAAGGTCGAGTTTGAAAATGAGAAAAATCTTCTTGGAGGGTCTTTGGGTACCGAGGCTGAGGAAGATCTGAAACTTAGAATCATTGAACAT AATATATTGGTAGTATCAAAGTATTATTCAAGGATAACCTTAAAGAGGCTTGCCGATCTTCTATGCCTCAGTTTACAG GAGGCAGAAAAGCATCTTTCAGATATGATAGTCTCAAAAGCCCTGGTAGCAAAGATCGACAGGCCTATTGGAATTGTCAGTTTTCAGACAGCCAAGGGTAGCAATGACATGCTCAACTCGTGGTCAATGGATCTAGAGAAGCTTCTCGACCTTGTCGAGAAGAGCTGCCACCAGATACACAAGGAGACCATGGTTCACAAAGCTGTTCTGAGAGCCTGA
- the LOC135634749 gene encoding transcription factor MYB97-like isoform X1, producing MKAEEGERGGKKAERGLKKGPWTPAEDAILVEHVRRHGEGNWNAVQRHSGLARCGKSCRLRWANHLRPNLKKGSFTPDEELLILRLHAQLGNKWARMAAQLPGRTDNEIKNYWNTRLKRRQRAGLPIYPPELQEAVGFDHQLKQQASTLLRTPPPLPPPPSAAEFSARLPSLRPAPLLDPAIFRPSSGMTLPPLPQNLFSCHLGFGFPLSPASPPPTPTSLFQPQQQLGPGNYEVSRPQRLPPVPWPTMAKMELPSCQLFPEPVGGRDGLTSSGLLEALLQDAHVPEDMKLGELLALPTVGEQEAVWEHVFFGGDSSEAIKETSQGCSLGSATKLEGLDCDMALLAGSKNKSEPRCDANTEQDDISALLDIPAPPVSMIPEWCNTDSTESPAMVGNETGLDIHQLASPVSIASSDHDWNISSWPWNNMPGIC from the exons ATGAAGGCCgaggaaggagaaagaggagggaaGAAGGCGGAAAGGGGGCTGAAGAAGGGGCCGTGGACGCCGGCGGAGGACGCGATCCTGGTGGAGCATGTGAGGCGGCACGGGGAGGGGAACTGGAATGCGGTGCAGCGGCACAGCGGGCTGGCGCGCTGCGGCAAGAGCTGCCGCCTCCGTTGGGCCAACCACCTCCGCCCCAACCTCAAGAAGGGATCCTTCACACCCGACGAGGAGCTCCTCATCCTTCGCCTCCACGCCCAGCTCGGCAATAAATGGGCGCGCATGGCCGCTCAG CTCCCGGGAAGGACGGACAATGAGAttaagaactactggaacacccgCCTCAAGCGCCGGCAGCGCGCCGGCCTTCCCATCTACCCGCCGGAGCTGCAAGAGGCCGTCGGATTCGATCACCAGCTGAAGCAACAGGCTTCGACGTTGCTCCggacgccgccgccgctgccacctcCGCCTTCCGCCGCGGAGTTCAGCGCCCGGCTCCCCTCCTTGCGGCCCGCCCCGTTGCTGGATCCCGCCATTTTTCGGCCTTCGTCGGGGATGACTCTGCCTCCCCTCCCGCAAAATCTGTTCTCCTGTCACCTCGGTTTTGGATTCCCGCTCTCGCCCGCCTCGCCGCCGCCGACGCCAACCTCTCTTTTTCAGCCGCAGCAGCAGCTTGGGCCGGGAAATTATGAAGTAAGCCGGCCGCAGCGGCTGCCGCCGGTGCCGTGGCCAACGATGGCGAAAATGGAGCTCCCTTCATGCCAATTGTTCCCGGAACCCGTCGGAGGCCGCGACGGTCTTACCAGCAGCGGCCTGCTCGAGGCTCTGCTGCAGGACGCCCATGTCCCCGAGGATATGAAGCTCGGGGAGCTCTTGGCACTGCCAACCGTCGGCGAGCAGGAAGCGGTGTGGGAGCACGTCTTCTTCGGCGGCGATAGCAGCGAAGCCATCAAGGAGACTTCTCAAGGCTGCTCCTTGGGATCCGCCACGAAGTTGGAAGGCTTGGATTGCGACATGG CCCTTCTAGCAGGATCCAAGAATAAGAGTGAACCACGGTGCGATGCCAACACCGAGCAAGACGATATATCTGCACTCCTTGACATCCCGGCACCGCCAGTATCGATGATCCCTGAATGGTGCAATACCGACAGCACAGAGTCACCGGCCATGGTGGGCAACGAAACAGGGCTCGACATACATCAGTTGGCTTCTCCCGTCTCCATCGCATCCTCAGACCACGACTGGAATATCAGTTCATGGCCATGGAACAACATGCCAGGAATCTGTTGA
- the LOC135634749 gene encoding transcription factor MYB97-like isoform X2, whose protein sequence is MKAEEGERGGKKAERGLKKGPWTPAEDAILVEHVRRHGEGNWNAVQRHSGLARCGKSCRLRWANHLRPNLKKGSFTPDEELLILRLHAQLGNKWARMAAQLPGRTDNEIKNYWNTRLKRRQRAGLPIYPPELQEAVGFDHQLKQQASTLLRTPPPLPPPPSAAEFSARLPSLRPAPLLDPAIFRPSSGMTLPPLPQNLFSCHLGFGFPLSPASPPPTPTSLFQPQQQLGPGNYEVSRPQRLPPVPWPTMAKMELPSCQLFPEPVGGRDGLTSSGLLEALLQDAHVPEDMKLGELLALPTVGEQEAVWEHVFFGGDSSEAIKETSQGCSLGSATKLEGLDCDMGSKNKSEPRCDANTEQDDISALLDIPAPPVSMIPEWCNTDSTESPAMVGNETGLDIHQLASPVSIASSDHDWNISSWPWNNMPGIC, encoded by the exons ATGAAGGCCgaggaaggagaaagaggagggaaGAAGGCGGAAAGGGGGCTGAAGAAGGGGCCGTGGACGCCGGCGGAGGACGCGATCCTGGTGGAGCATGTGAGGCGGCACGGGGAGGGGAACTGGAATGCGGTGCAGCGGCACAGCGGGCTGGCGCGCTGCGGCAAGAGCTGCCGCCTCCGTTGGGCCAACCACCTCCGCCCCAACCTCAAGAAGGGATCCTTCACACCCGACGAGGAGCTCCTCATCCTTCGCCTCCACGCCCAGCTCGGCAATAAATGGGCGCGCATGGCCGCTCAG CTCCCGGGAAGGACGGACAATGAGAttaagaactactggaacacccgCCTCAAGCGCCGGCAGCGCGCCGGCCTTCCCATCTACCCGCCGGAGCTGCAAGAGGCCGTCGGATTCGATCACCAGCTGAAGCAACAGGCTTCGACGTTGCTCCggacgccgccgccgctgccacctcCGCCTTCCGCCGCGGAGTTCAGCGCCCGGCTCCCCTCCTTGCGGCCCGCCCCGTTGCTGGATCCCGCCATTTTTCGGCCTTCGTCGGGGATGACTCTGCCTCCCCTCCCGCAAAATCTGTTCTCCTGTCACCTCGGTTTTGGATTCCCGCTCTCGCCCGCCTCGCCGCCGCCGACGCCAACCTCTCTTTTTCAGCCGCAGCAGCAGCTTGGGCCGGGAAATTATGAAGTAAGCCGGCCGCAGCGGCTGCCGCCGGTGCCGTGGCCAACGATGGCGAAAATGGAGCTCCCTTCATGCCAATTGTTCCCGGAACCCGTCGGAGGCCGCGACGGTCTTACCAGCAGCGGCCTGCTCGAGGCTCTGCTGCAGGACGCCCATGTCCCCGAGGATATGAAGCTCGGGGAGCTCTTGGCACTGCCAACCGTCGGCGAGCAGGAAGCGGTGTGGGAGCACGTCTTCTTCGGCGGCGATAGCAGCGAAGCCATCAAGGAGACTTCTCAAGGCTGCTCCTTGGGATCCGCCACGAAGTTGGAAGGCTTGGATTGCGACATGG GATCCAAGAATAAGAGTGAACCACGGTGCGATGCCAACACCGAGCAAGACGATATATCTGCACTCCTTGACATCCCGGCACCGCCAGTATCGATGATCCCTGAATGGTGCAATACCGACAGCACAGAGTCACCGGCCATGGTGGGCAACGAAACAGGGCTCGACATACATCAGTTGGCTTCTCCCGTCTCCATCGCATCCTCAGACCACGACTGGAATATCAGTTCATGGCCATGGAACAACATGCCAGGAATCTGTTGA